In one Pasteuria penetrans genomic region, the following are encoded:
- a CDS encoding helix-turn-helix domain-containing protein: protein MNVLEINEIGKFIRKKRKERSLRLEDLSDEQISTATISNIERGIPHVNQEKVTYLMKKMGIKMSDIPQLLEQDTENMESVQLRIIAMETMISTGNISQAQAALSRYYDGGFLPCEAVVHLLRGCCYVFMKEFRKAEREFGESIRLSSQDPLSGKINLEAMCYNYLARCHEQQEDWNAALSYVERGLQVFKKGDNQYDQIIHELKLGKVLYLKQLGRMDESFRVLDELWCNMSSIQNQELVLHMHAMRSELFSTLKLFNDAIRCAREGIQLAIRGGHSEETFRLWTILGKTYLGMNRLGDAETCFEFARDFSDRILESEQVVRIHIDLGDLYILQGKWDSARSSLKISLELSRKFGDSRSAHHALLSMGRLMEQMKRTSDAIQYFRDSVEVARKAELYDCLAKSYYELTNCFEKLELSEDYRQAVEQMYLAQKRYKEGASGASLEHQKREKKLGDSSWL from the coding sequence ATGAATGTTCTTGAAATCAATGAAATTGGGAAATTCATTAGGAAAAAGCGGAAGGAAAGAAGCTTACGATTGGAGGATTTGTCCGACGAACAAATTTCAACAGCCACGATCAGTAATATTGAACGCGGTATTCCGCATGTGAATCAGGAAAAAGTCACATATTTAATGAAGAAGATGGGCATTAAGATGAGTGATATCCCACAATTACTGGAGCAGGACACGGAAAACATGGAGAGTGTTCAGTTGCGGATCATTGCGATGGAAACAATGATTTCCACGGGTAATATCAGTCAAGCTCAGGCGGCTCTATCGAGATACTATGATGGCGGTTTTCTCCCTTGTGAAGCTGTTGTACACTTGTTGAGGGGTTGTTGTTATGTTTTTATGAAGGAATTTAGGAAGGCAGAGCGGGAGTTTGGTGAATCCATCCGATTGTCTTCCCAAGACCCCTTATCAGGTAAGATCAACTTAGAGGCAATGTGTTACAACTATTTAGCACGTTGCCATGAGCAGCAGGAGGATTGGAATGCTGCCCTCTCCTATGTAGAGCGGGGGTTGCAGGTTTTCAAAAAGGGGGACAATCAGTACGATCAAATTATCCACGAATTGAAATTGGGCAAGGTTCTTTATTTGAAACAATTGGGTCGCATGGATGAGTCGTTTCGTGTTTTGGATGAACTATGGTGTAACATGAGTTCCATTCAAAATCAAGAATTGGTATTGCATATGCATGCCATGCGTTCGGAGCTTTTCAGTACTTTGAAACTATTCAATGATGCTATCCGTTGCGCGCGTGAAGGCATACAGTTGGCCATTCGTGGGGGTCATTCGGAGGAAACTTTCCGTCTTTGGACAATCCTCGGCAAGACTTATTTAGGGATGAATCGTTTGGGGGATGCAGAGACATGTTTTGAATTCGCCCGTGACTTCTCTGATCGTATTTTGGAGAGCGAACAGGTGGTGAGGATTCATATCGATTTGGGGGATCTTTATATTTTGCAGGGTAAGTGGGATTCCGCCCGCTCATCTCTTAAAATTTCCTTAGAGCTATCGAGGAAATTTGGTGATTCCAGATCAGCCCACCATGCGTTGTTATCCATGGGTCGATTGATGGAACAGATGAAGCGTACGTCTGATGCTATTCAATATTTCCGCGATTCTGTGGAGGTGGCCAGAAAGGCAGAACTCTACGATTGTCTTGCCAAGAGTTACTACGAACTCACGAACTGTTTTGAGAAATTGGAACTGAGTGAGGATTATCGGCAAGCCGTGGAACAGATGTACCTGGCCCAGAAGAGGTATAAAGAGGGGGCTTCTGGTGCATCGTTGGAGCACCAGAAGCGGGAAAAAAAGTTGGGGGATAGCTCCTGGTTGTAG
- a CDS encoding DUF4397 domain-containing protein encodes MPGKEPTEMWRHDYEKALRYKLLADYHQHKQQIEVADSHHQRYLKHMERMVNWSQYAKNSVHRQSLGRVRFLHAATRWAHRGFDLVVDDKGSFSSVPFGKPIRLATLSVRPQPHNFILFFAKDRKRPLLQANWVVLENSKQVVVVRDPLLHQHSKPVWQWMKEGAEPIIGHLKLRFAHFSPNAPVLRIIIQTEQRWAINVNPGQVTPYALLPAGPAQLTMEEPSTGKVLYSLPRVHLRSDKVVTSFILGRVSGYPALRAVFA; translated from the coding sequence ATGCCTGGAAAGGAGCCAACGGAGATGTGGAGGCATGATTATGAGAAGGCCCTCCGATATAAGTTACTGGCCGATTATCATCAACATAAACAGCAGATCGAGGTAGCCGATTCCCACCATCAACGGTATCTGAAACACATGGAGAGAATGGTCAATTGGTCTCAATATGCGAAAAATTCAGTCCACAGGCAATCCCTTGGAAGGGTTCGGTTTCTACATGCGGCAACCCGTTGGGCACATAGGGGATTTGATTTGGTGGTTGATGATAAAGGGTCGTTTTCCTCGGTGCCTTTTGGGAAGCCCATACGCCTTGCTACGTTGTCTGTACGACCCCAACCGCATAATTTTATCTTATTTTTTGCAAAGGATAGAAAAAGGCCCCTATTACAAGCAAATTGGGTTGTACTGGAAAACAGCAAGCAGGTTGTTGTGGTTCGGGATCCGTTGCTTCATCAACATAGTAAGCCAGTTTGGCAGTGGATGAAAGAGGGGGCAGAGCCAATAATTGGACACTTGAAACTTCGATTTGCCCATTTCTCTCCCAATGCACCTGTTTTGCGAATCATTATCCAAACCGAACAACGTTGGGCTATCAATGTGAATCCCGGTCAGGTTACACCCTATGCACTCCTACCCGCTGGGCCGGCCCAACTTACTATGGAGGAACCCTCTACAGGGAAGGTATTGTACAGTCTGCCCCGCGTTCATCTGCGGTCCGATAAGGTAGTCACGAGTTTTATCCTGGGGAGAGTAAGTGGCTATCCAGCGTTGCGCGCCGTGTTTGCTTGA